Proteins encoded by one window of Mesorhizobium sp. INR15:
- a CDS encoding glutathione S-transferase family protein — MSDLIVWTFDWVPEGPRGFVRDIRLRWACEEAGLAYDVRTVPFEDRGPDHLARQPFTQVPFLSDGKLEIFESGAGLLHLARKSEKLMPRDPVGEAQTLEWTISALNSIEMASVPWWFLEVTGAKDNGLTGWLQSRLDHMERVLKEREWLAADRFTVADLLMADVLRVARVRSFGDRPATESYVKRITERALFKKAHADQMAHFAAGDARHSASKS; from the coding sequence ATGAGCGACCTGATCGTTTGGACCTTCGATTGGGTGCCCGAGGGGCCGCGTGGCTTTGTGCGCGACATACGGCTGAGATGGGCGTGCGAGGAAGCCGGACTGGCCTATGACGTGCGAACAGTCCCTTTCGAAGACCGTGGACCCGACCATTTGGCACGTCAGCCATTCACCCAGGTTCCGTTCCTGAGCGATGGCAAGCTTGAAATATTCGAAAGTGGCGCGGGACTGCTGCATCTGGCCCGAAAAAGCGAAAAGCTGATGCCACGCGATCCTGTCGGAGAAGCCCAAACGCTTGAATGGACGATCTCCGCGCTCAACTCGATCGAAATGGCTTCAGTTCCCTGGTGGTTCCTGGAGGTCACCGGCGCCAAGGACAACGGCCTGACCGGCTGGCTGCAAAGCCGGCTTGACCACATGGAACGCGTCCTGAAGGAACGAGAATGGCTGGCCGCCGACCGCTTCACCGTCGCGGACCTGCTGATGGCCGATGTTCTGCGCGTGGCACGGGTTCGTTCTTTCGGAGATAGACCGGCGACGGAATCCTATGTGAAGCGGATCACGGAGCGCGCACTCTTCAAGAAAGCCCATGCCGATCAGATGGCGCACTTCGCAGCAGGTGACGCCAGGCACTCCGCCAGCAAGAGCTGA
- a CDS encoding GntR family transcriptional regulator — MGGGRPLTVAEYVADVLRRGIIQGELPSGAELRQEDVAAQLNVSRMPVREALRMLQSEGWVVVEPRRGAVVASVEPGDIRETFQLRADMEQAALRRSIPLLTDERLRDAATLLDRMDRASSLDDYLSLHKKFHLALTVGAGRRYTGLISELIDLSDRYLRLELTTLANHDESQAEHRAILEACRLGKIDEAIAQIGPHIAEAGDDLARTLESKKA; from the coding sequence ATGGGCGGCGGACGGCCGCTGACCGTCGCGGAATATGTGGCCGATGTCCTGCGGCGCGGCATTATCCAGGGCGAATTGCCTTCGGGGGCCGAGCTTCGGCAGGAAGATGTCGCGGCGCAGCTGAATGTCAGCCGGATGCCAGTTCGCGAGGCGCTGCGGATGCTGCAGTCCGAAGGCTGGGTCGTCGTCGAGCCAAGGCGTGGCGCGGTGGTGGCGTCCGTCGAACCCGGTGACATCCGCGAGACGTTTCAACTGCGCGCCGATATGGAGCAGGCGGCACTTCGCCGGTCTATTCCGCTGCTGACCGACGAGCGGCTGCGAGACGCCGCCACCCTTCTCGACCGGATGGATCGGGCATCATCGCTCGACGATTATCTTTCCCTGCACAAGAAGTTCCACCTGGCGCTGACCGTGGGCGCGGGGCGCCGTTACACCGGCCTCATATCGGAACTGATCGATCTTTCGGACCGGTACTTGCGGCTCGAACTCACCACCCTTGCCAACCATGACGAGTCGCAGGCCGAACACCGGGCCATCCTTGAGGCTTGCCGGCTGGGCAAGATCGACGAGGCGATCGCCCAGATCGGCCCGCACATCGCCGAAGCGGGCGACGACCTGGCGCGGACCCTGGAAAGCAAGAAGGCCTGA
- a CDS encoding aminotransferase class V-fold PLP-dependent enzyme produces MIDVKRVREQTASCGRHVHFNNAGASPMADPVKSAVIAHIEKEAEMGGYRAAREASAQIDDFYDAFAALLNCERTEIAYVENATRAWDSVFYGFDFKPGDRVVTCMSEYGSNYLAFLHLARTKGIIIDVAANDASGQVSVAAIRQLITSRTRLIAITHVPTQGGLVNPAEEVGAVARQNGIRFLLDACQSIGHLPLDVKAIGCDFLSGTGRKYLRGPRGTGVLYANMQALAEIHPPFVDIGAAKWVSRDGYELLPDARRFENWEYHVAGKIGLAAAVRYALNLGVDATWARIRGLADMLRGELARDSRIRLGDQGEKKCGIVTFHRDDEHPQDTMRRLEDARVSVSVSEQCDARLDLEARGIASLVRTSVHYFNTEAEIEKVCRIALA; encoded by the coding sequence ATGATCGACGTCAAACGCGTGCGCGAACAAACGGCCTCCTGCGGGCGGCATGTGCATTTCAACAATGCCGGCGCATCGCCAATGGCCGATCCAGTCAAGTCGGCGGTGATTGCCCATATCGAGAAAGAGGCCGAGATGGGCGGCTATCGCGCCGCACGGGAGGCATCAGCGCAGATCGACGATTTCTATGATGCGTTCGCCGCCCTTCTGAACTGCGAGCGGACCGAAATCGCCTATGTGGAAAACGCCACCCGCGCGTGGGATTCAGTGTTTTACGGCTTCGACTTCAAGCCCGGTGACCGCGTCGTCACCTGCATGTCGGAATATGGCAGCAACTATCTCGCCTTTCTCCATCTCGCCCGCACCAAGGGCATCATCATCGACGTCGCCGCCAACGACGCGAGCGGACAGGTTTCCGTCGCCGCCATCAGGCAACTCATCACCTCTCGAACGCGCCTCATCGCGATCACCCACGTCCCGACGCAAGGCGGGTTGGTCAATCCGGCGGAAGAGGTTGGCGCCGTTGCGCGCCAGAACGGGATACGCTTCCTGCTCGATGCCTGCCAGTCGATCGGGCACCTGCCACTCGACGTGAAGGCGATCGGCTGCGACTTCCTCTCCGGCACGGGCAGAAAATACCTGCGCGGCCCACGCGGCACCGGGGTTCTCTACGCGAACATGCAAGCGCTGGCGGAGATCCATCCGCCCTTCGTCGACATCGGCGCGGCGAAGTGGGTGTCTCGCGACGGCTACGAATTGCTCCCGGACGCCCGGCGGTTTGAAAACTGGGAATACCATGTCGCCGGAAAGATCGGCCTTGCCGCCGCCGTTCGCTATGCACTTAATCTCGGGGTGGATGCGACGTGGGCGCGTATTCGCGGCCTTGCCGACATGCTGCGCGGCGAACTGGCACGGGACAGCCGCATCCGCCTTGGCGACCAAGGTGAGAAAAAATGCGGCATCGTCACCTTCCATCGGGACGATGAGCACCCGCAAGACACCATGCGGCGGCTGGAAGACGCCAGGGTTTCCGTCTCGGTCTCCGAGCAGTGCGACGCGCGGCTTGACCTGGAAGCGCGCGGGATCGCTTCCCTGGTCCGCACCTCTGTCCACTATTTCAACACCGAGGCCGAGATCGAAAAGGTATGCCGCATCGCGCTGGCTTGA
- a CDS encoding GntR family transcriptional regulator encodes MAKETKNTLRDSVYTSLKAMIVTGQIPPGARVTESDIAAKLNVSRTPVREAFNRLERDGLVNGRPRQGYAVTEFDINMFREAFDIRELLDGHATELAAAAATEKDKARLRAMLAECERLAAIPDRTTKEKFQELEVGIDLHRVIAEISGNVMLHGMLCGILDKCQHYVWTELLWLDEWKIARDEHAGIVAAICANDAKRAGMLARAHVRGSRENVLRLLQAKSDYQTFLAKAS; translated from the coding sequence TTGGCCAAGGAAACGAAAAACACGCTGCGCGACTCGGTCTACACCTCGCTCAAGGCGATGATCGTGACTGGCCAGATTCCGCCGGGCGCACGCGTCACCGAGAGCGACATCGCGGCAAAACTCAATGTCAGCCGCACCCCGGTGCGCGAAGCTTTCAACCGGCTGGAGCGCGATGGGCTGGTCAACGGCCGGCCGAGGCAAGGCTATGCTGTCACCGAGTTCGACATCAACATGTTCCGCGAGGCCTTCGACATCCGCGAACTGCTCGACGGCCATGCCACGGAACTGGCGGCCGCGGCAGCGACCGAGAAGGACAAGGCCCGTCTTCGCGCCATGCTGGCTGAATGCGAGCGGCTGGCCGCCATTCCCGATCGCACCACCAAGGAAAAATTCCAGGAGCTGGAGGTCGGCATCGACCTGCACCGCGTGATTGCCGAGATCAGCGGCAATGTCATGCTGCACGGCATGCTGTGCGGCATACTCGACAAGTGTCAGCACTATGTCTGGACCGAACTGCTCTGGCTTGACGAATGGAAGATCGCCCGCGACGAGCACGCCGGGATCGTCGCGGCGATCTGCGCCAACGACGCCAAGCGCGCCGGCATGCTCGCCCGCGCCCATGTGCGGGGATCACGCGAGAACGTGCTGCGCCTGTTGCAGGCGAAGTCAGACTACCAGACGTTCCTCGCCAAGGCCTCCTGA
- a CDS encoding ABC transporter substrate-binding protein has product MNRTSSFSAFAIAGLIASVAMPAVAADTITVASWGGTYQEAQAKAFFKPTADALGITIKEDTTNGLDDVRLQVTGNAVKWDITELGADECARGSKEGLFEKLDYGIIDKSGINPKLVHDDWVGISYTSVVLIYRTDVFGDKGPKTWADFWNVEKFPGRRALSGSQPTETLSVAALAEGIPIDKVYPVDIDGALKSVDKIRGHVDAWWTSGAQAMQLLKDGEVDMASIWNGRAGTLKKEGAPVSFSFDQGVLTADCMVIPKGAKNKDAAMKALAMFVSPQLQANLPLYVDNGPVNEKAFETGKIPPERIKDINSAPENVKKQVLQDAEFWRDTLVEATEKFNNLIQQ; this is encoded by the coding sequence ATGAACAGGACCAGCAGCTTCAGTGCCTTTGCGATAGCCGGCCTCATCGCATCGGTGGCAATGCCCGCCGTCGCCGCCGATACGATCACCGTTGCCTCATGGGGCGGCACCTATCAGGAGGCGCAGGCAAAGGCGTTTTTCAAGCCGACGGCAGACGCGCTCGGCATCACCATCAAGGAAGACACGACCAACGGCCTCGACGATGTCCGGCTGCAGGTGACCGGCAATGCGGTGAAGTGGGACATCACCGAACTCGGCGCCGACGAATGCGCGCGCGGCTCCAAGGAGGGGCTGTTCGAGAAGCTCGACTACGGCATCATCGACAAGAGCGGCATCAACCCCAAGCTTGTGCATGACGACTGGGTCGGCATTTCCTACACTTCCGTCGTGCTGATCTACCGGACCGACGTGTTCGGCGACAAAGGCCCAAAAACCTGGGCGGATTTCTGGAACGTTGAGAAGTTTCCGGGCCGGCGCGCGCTGAGCGGCAGCCAGCCCACCGAAACGCTGAGCGTTGCCGCGCTTGCCGAAGGCATACCGATCGACAAGGTCTATCCCGTCGACATCGACGGCGCGCTGAAATCGGTCGACAAGATCCGTGGCCATGTCGACGCCTGGTGGACATCGGGCGCGCAGGCCATGCAGCTGTTGAAGGACGGCGAAGTCGACATGGCGAGCATCTGGAACGGCCGCGCCGGCACCTTGAAGAAGGAAGGCGCGCCGGTCAGCTTCTCGTTCGACCAGGGTGTGCTCACCGCCGACTGCATGGTCATCCCCAAGGGCGCCAAGAACAAGGACGCGGCGATGAAGGCGCTGGCGATGTTCGTCAGCCCGCAATTGCAGGCCAACCTGCCGCTCTATGTCGACAATGGTCCGGTCAACGAGAAGGCGTTCGAAACCGGCAAGATCCCGCCGGAGCGGATCAAGGACATCAATTCGGCGCCGGAGAACGTCAAGAAGCAGGTGCTGCAGGATGCCGAATTCTGGCGCGACACCCTGGTCGAGGCGACAGAGAAGTTCAACAACCTGATCCAGCAATAG
- a CDS encoding ABC transporter ATP-binding protein, with protein MSIAPSALPIGMRAIEKRFGSVSVLRDLNLDVAAGEFLTLLGPSGSGKTTLLMILAGFVRANAGSIKVGDEEIITTPPHRRNIGMVFQNYALFPHMNVFHNIAFPLKQRRVPAIETKDRVEKALELVKLQGLGERRVDQLSGGQRQRVALARAIVFEPRILLMDEPLSALDKGLREHMQIELRGLHRRLGMTTVYVTHDQREAITMSDRIAVMNAGCIEQLDRPETLYATPRTKFVAGFIGESNFIPVECRNGSVWYEDRRVHTATPAPASGQHLMVVRPEKLRLLSSLEPANGVNVLSATVGDIIYQGDSFVCYASLRDGRQLTLRDYCRSDVLARMPAVGQPITLGLDAQDTILVAADS; from the coding sequence TTGTCCATTGCGCCATCCGCGCTGCCGATCGGCATGCGCGCGATCGAGAAACGATTTGGCAGCGTCTCGGTGCTGCGCGACCTGAACCTCGATGTCGCCGCCGGCGAGTTCCTGACGTTGCTTGGTCCCTCGGGGTCGGGAAAGACCACCCTGCTGATGATCCTGGCCGGTTTCGTTCGGGCCAATGCCGGCTCCATCAAGGTCGGCGACGAGGAGATCATCACCACACCGCCGCACCGGCGCAACATCGGCATGGTGTTCCAGAACTATGCGCTGTTCCCGCATATGAATGTCTTTCACAATATCGCCTTCCCGCTGAAACAGCGCCGCGTGCCTGCCATCGAGACGAAAGATCGTGTCGAGAAGGCGCTGGAGCTGGTGAAGCTGCAGGGTCTCGGCGAGCGGCGGGTCGACCAGCTTTCCGGCGGCCAGCGCCAGCGCGTGGCGCTGGCCCGCGCCATCGTCTTCGAACCGCGCATCCTGTTGATGGACGAGCCGCTGTCGGCGCTGGACAAAGGTCTGCGCGAGCACATGCAGATCGAGCTGCGCGGCCTGCACCGGCGGCTCGGCATGACGACGGTCTATGTCACGCATGATCAGCGCGAAGCCATTACCATGTCGGACCGCATCGCGGTGATGAACGCCGGCTGCATCGAGCAGCTCGACCGTCCCGAAACGCTTTACGCGACGCCGAGGACAAAATTCGTAGCCGGCTTCATAGGCGAATCGAATTTCATCCCGGTGGAATGCCGCAACGGTTCGGTCTGGTACGAGGACAGGCGCGTCCATACCGCGACACCGGCGCCAGCTTCGGGCCAGCATTTGATGGTGGTGCGGCCGGAAAAGCTGCGGCTGCTGTCCAGCTTAGAACCGGCCAATGGCGTTAATGTGCTGAGCGCCACGGTCGGCGACATCATCTACCAGGGCGACAGTTTCGTCTGCTACGCCTCGCTGCGCGATGGCCGCCAGCTGACCTTGCGCGATTATTGCCGCAGCGATGTGCTGGCCAGGATGCCGGCGGTGGGGCAACCGATCACGCTTGGCCTCGATGCGCAGGACACGATCCTGGTGGCGGCGGATTCATGA
- a CDS encoding ABC transporter permease gives MTMFPVFADAAGRPGLNAPALRADARRESWRLLALLAPSLFLVCAIIIIPIGWLFWLSLFDEAGALSTSNYARFFEQASYVKTFITTFKVAFVVTGACVLLGYPLAYMLSQLPRRAASICLIFVVLPFWTSVLVRTYAWLVILQRKGLINSWLIDLGVISQPLSLANNFSGVVIGMTHILLPFLVLPLYASMKTIDTDCLRAGMNLGAGPAATFRQIFFPLSLPGLASGVVIVFVLCLGFFVTPALMGGGKVIMWAMRMEQTTSLYSNWGAGAALGVVLLVVTLALLGLFQWLLGARATGVWSSR, from the coding sequence ATGACCATGTTTCCCGTCTTCGCCGATGCCGCCGGCAGACCCGGCTTGAACGCGCCGGCACTGCGTGCCGATGCGCGGCGCGAGTCCTGGCGGTTGCTTGCGCTGCTGGCGCCGAGCCTGTTCCTGGTCTGCGCCATCATCATCATACCGATCGGCTGGCTGTTCTGGCTGTCGCTGTTCGATGAGGCCGGCGCGCTGAGCACGTCGAACTACGCCCGCTTCTTCGAGCAGGCTTCCTACGTCAAGACCTTCATCACCACGTTCAAGGTGGCCTTCGTCGTCACCGGCGCTTGCGTGCTTCTGGGCTATCCCCTCGCCTACATGCTGTCGCAGCTGCCGCGCCGGGCGGCGTCGATCTGCCTGATCTTCGTTGTCCTGCCGTTCTGGACATCGGTGCTGGTGCGCACCTATGCGTGGCTGGTGATCCTGCAGCGCAAGGGCCTGATCAACAGCTGGCTGATCGACCTCGGCGTCATCAGCCAGCCGCTGTCGCTGGCGAACAATTTTTCCGGCGTCGTCATCGGCATGACGCATATCCTGCTGCCGTTCCTGGTGCTGCCGCTCTACGCCTCGATGAAGACCATCGACACGGATTGCCTGCGCGCCGGCATGAACCTTGGCGCGGGGCCGGCCGCCACCTTCCGGCAGATCTTCTTTCCGCTCTCGCTGCCCGGCCTTGCCTCCGGCGTGGTCATCGTCTTCGTGCTGTGCCTCGGCTTCTTCGTCACACCTGCGCTAATGGGCGGCGGCAAGGTGATCATGTGGGCGATGCGCATGGAACAGACGACCAGCCTCTATTCCAACTGGGGTGCGGGCGCTGCACTCGGCGTCGTGCTGCTGGTGGTGACGCTGGCGCTGCTCGGCCTGTTCCAATGGCTGCTCGGCGCGCGCGCCACCGGCGTGTGGAGTTCGCGATGA
- a CDS encoding ABC transporter permease, whose amino-acid sequence MNGSLPISHWQRLWLYALGGLVLLFLIAPSVIIVIMSFSDSTLLQFPPQQWSLRWYQSYFQSVEWRDATIVSVKVAVMTVLVATPLGTAAAYAINRGTLRFNGTINGLLTASLIIPVILIGIGTFFLYARIGLNNTLTGLVIAHTVQALPLVVLTVLSGLRSYDMNQERVARSLGAGRIAAFRQVTMPQIRFSIVSGALFAFITSFDEVVVSLFISGGETTTLTRRMFNALRDQIDPTIAAISTCLIVLSVALLVIAQTFGRRA is encoded by the coding sequence ATGAACGGAAGCCTGCCAATCTCGCACTGGCAACGCCTGTGGCTCTATGCGCTGGGCGGCCTCGTGCTGTTGTTCCTGATCGCGCCGTCGGTCATCATCGTCATCATGTCGTTTTCGGATTCGACGCTGCTGCAGTTTCCGCCACAGCAATGGTCGCTGCGCTGGTACCAGAGCTATTTCCAGTCGGTGGAATGGCGCGACGCCACCATTGTCTCGGTCAAGGTGGCTGTGATGACGGTGCTGGTGGCGACGCCGCTCGGCACCGCCGCCGCCTATGCCATCAACCGGGGCACGCTGCGTTTCAACGGCACCATCAACGGGCTGCTGACGGCATCGCTGATCATCCCGGTGATCCTGATCGGCATCGGCACCTTCTTCCTCTATGCCCGCATCGGCCTCAACAACACGCTGACAGGGCTGGTCATCGCGCACACGGTGCAGGCCCTGCCGCTGGTGGTGCTGACGGTGCTTTCGGGCCTGCGCTCCTATGACATGAACCAGGAGCGCGTGGCGCGCAGCCTCGGCGCCGGGCGCATCGCCGCCTTCCGGCAAGTAACCATGCCGCAGATCCGCTTTTCGATCGTCTCGGGCGCGCTGTTTGCCTTCATCACCTCCTTCGACGAGGTGGTGGTGTCGCTGTTCATATCGGGCGGCGAGACGACAACCCTGACGCGGCGCATGTTCAACGCGCTGCGTGACCAGATCGACCCGACCATCGCCGCGATCTCGACCTGCCTGATCGTGCTGTCGGTCGCGCTTCTGGTCATCGCGCAGACCTTCGGCCGCCGTGCTTGA
- the ggt gene encoding gamma-glutamyltransferase, whose protein sequence is MRDFQFPGRSPVRATEAMAATSHPLSTLAAIEMLRAGGNAMDAAVCAAAVQGVVEPQSTGIGGDCFVLYSPGGRGEVLAFNGSGRAPAAATVDWYLEKGIGELPKQGPHAVTVPGAIDAWCRLLEDHGSKSIAEVLAPAIHYAENGYVVHDRVAFDWAEPETDLSADEHASRIFLPGGKPPKAGDVHKQPQLAATLRIIAKHGRAGFYEGAVADDIVRRLRDLGGLHTLEDFAATKGDYVAPVSVSYGGHEIHQMPPNNQGLTALLMLNVLSGFKLGGLDPNGAERLHLEIEAGRLAYRDRDTYVGDQDHVPVPVRELLSSAYADRLRTEIDRERAMTHLPRVDLPGSDTVYISIVDRDRNAVSFINSTYYSFGSGVVGPKTGVVLQNRGSSFRLDASHPNAIAPGKRPMHTIMPGMATNNGRVVMPFGVMGGGYQPFGHVHLLTNMIDFGMDPQQALDAPRVFYNDGMVEAERNVPTEALAGLRRRGHAITEPHHPLGGGQVVLIDWDKGTLTGASDPRKDGMALGY, encoded by the coding sequence ATGCGTGATTTCCAGTTTCCCGGCCGCTCGCCGGTTCGTGCCACCGAGGCCATGGCCGCGACCTCGCACCCGCTTTCGACGCTGGCGGCCATCGAGATGCTGCGCGCCGGCGGCAATGCCATGGATGCGGCGGTCTGCGCGGCTGCCGTGCAAGGCGTGGTCGAGCCGCAATCGACCGGCATCGGCGGTGATTGCTTCGTGCTCTACAGCCCGGGCGGACGGGGCGAGGTGCTGGCCTTCAACGGCTCGGGCCGCGCGCCTGCCGCCGCGACCGTCGACTGGTACCTGGAGAAGGGTATTGGTGAACTGCCGAAACAGGGCCCGCACGCGGTGACCGTGCCGGGCGCCATCGACGCCTGGTGCCGGCTGCTGGAGGACCATGGCAGCAAGAGCATCGCCGAGGTGCTGGCGCCGGCCATCCACTATGCCGAGAACGGCTATGTCGTGCATGACCGTGTCGCCTTCGACTGGGCCGAGCCGGAGACGGACCTTTCCGCCGACGAACACGCTTCGCGCATCTTCCTGCCCGGCGGCAAGCCGCCGAAAGCCGGCGATGTGCACAAGCAGCCGCAACTCGCCGCCACCTTGCGGATCATCGCCAAACATGGCCGCGCCGGATTCTACGAAGGTGCGGTGGCCGACGACATCGTGCGCCGGCTCAGGGACTTGGGCGGGCTGCACACGCTGGAGGATTTCGCCGCGACCAAAGGCGACTACGTGGCGCCGGTCAGCGTCAGCTATGGCGGCCACGAGATCCACCAGATGCCGCCGAACAACCAGGGGCTGACGGCCCTGTTGATGCTGAACGTGCTGTCGGGCTTCAAGCTCGGCGGGCTCGACCCCAACGGCGCCGAGCGCCTGCATCTGGAGATCGAGGCCGGGCGGCTGGCCTACCGCGACCGCGACACCTATGTCGGCGACCAGGATCATGTGCCGGTGCCGGTGAGAGAGCTCCTGTCCAGCGCCTATGCCGACCGGCTGCGCACCGAGATCGACCGCGAGCGTGCCATGACGCATCTGCCGCGCGTCGACCTGCCGGGCAGCGACACGGTCTATATCTCGATCGTCGACCGCGACCGCAACGCGGTCTCCTTCATCAACTCGACCTACTATTCCTTCGGCAGCGGCGTCGTCGGACCGAAGACCGGCGTGGTGCTTCAGAACCGTGGCTCAAGCTTCCGCCTCGACGCCAGCCACCCAAACGCGATCGCGCCCGGCAAGCGGCCGATGCACACGATTATGCCCGGCATGGCAACGAACAACGGCCGCGTGGTGATGCCGTTTGGCGTCATGGGTGGCGGCTACCAGCCGTTCGGCCATGTCCATCTTTTGACCAACATGATCGATTTCGGCATGGACCCGCAGCAGGCGCTGGACGCCCCCCGGGTGTTCTACAATGACGGCATGGTGGAAGCCGAGCGCAACGTGCCCACCGAGGCGCTCGCCGGCCTGCGCCGGCGCGGCCACGCCATCACCGAGCCGCACCACCCGCTGGGCGGCGGCCAGGTGGTGCTGATCGACTGGGACAAGGGCACGCTGACCGGCGCGTCCGACCCGCGCAAGGATGGGATGGCACTGGGGTATTGA
- a CDS encoding acyl--CoA ligase, protein MTNAENHPDLSRRLVAGADDAPAILAPDRPTLTHGGLRELITATANQLHALGIGRNDRVAIVLPNGPEMATAFVAVVATASTAPLNPAYRADELDFYLTDIGAKAILVGADEAGPAVVVAERLGIGVLRLIVPAGAPAGTFTIEGKPVGPRAAPEMAEDSDIALLLHTSGTTSRPKLVPLSHANVAASAGHIGATLGLGAHDRCLNIMPLFHIHGLIAAVLSSLASGGSIYCTPGFNALRFFQWLGDAKPSWYTAVPTMHQAILPRAARNEEVLAAAALRFIRSSSASLPAQVMAELEKTFGCPVIESYGMTEAAHQMASNRLPPGQRKPGSVGASAGPEVAVMAPEGKLLDAGETGEIVIRGPNVTSGYEKNPDANVTAFAHGWFHTGDQGVLDADGYLRVTGRLKEIINRGGEKISPLEVDDVLMDHPAVAQVVTFAMPHDKLGEEVAAAVVLREGMAASESDIRTYAATRLADFKVPRKVLILDEIPKGATGKLQRIGLAAKLGL, encoded by the coding sequence ATGACCAACGCAGAAAACCATCCAGACCTCTCCCGCCGCCTCGTCGCCGGTGCTGACGACGCTCCCGCCATCCTGGCGCCCGATCGACCCACACTGACCCACGGCGGCCTGCGCGAACTCATCACCGCCACCGCCAACCAGCTGCACGCGCTCGGCATTGGCCGCAACGACCGGGTGGCGATCGTGCTGCCGAACGGGCCGGAGATGGCGACGGCCTTTGTCGCGGTGGTGGCCACGGCCTCGACCGCGCCGCTCAACCCTGCCTACCGGGCAGACGAGCTTGACTTTTACCTCACCGACATCGGCGCCAAGGCAATCCTCGTCGGCGCCGACGAGGCCGGCCCGGCGGTTGTAGTGGCCGAGCGGCTCGGCATCGGTGTGCTGCGCCTCATCGTGCCGGCTGGCGCGCCGGCTGGAACCTTCACCATCGAAGGCAAGCCCGTCGGCCCTCGGGCGGCGCCTGAGATGGCTGAGGACAGCGACATCGCGCTTTTGCTGCACACATCCGGCACCACGTCGCGGCCCAAGCTGGTGCCGCTCAGCCACGCCAATGTCGCGGCATCCGCCGGCCATATCGGCGCCACGCTTGGCCTCGGCGCCCATGACCGCTGCCTCAACATCATGCCGCTGTTCCACATCCACGGGCTGATCGCGGCGGTGCTGTCGTCGCTGGCATCGGGCGGCAGTATCTACTGCACGCCGGGCTTCAACGCGCTTCGCTTCTTCCAGTGGCTGGGCGACGCCAAGCCGAGCTGGTACACGGCGGTGCCCACCATGCACCAGGCGATCCTGCCGCGCGCGGCGCGCAATGAAGAGGTGCTGGCAGCGGCCGCGCTGCGCTTCATCCGCTCATCCTCGGCCTCGCTACCGGCGCAAGTGATGGCCGAACTGGAAAAAACCTTCGGCTGCCCGGTCATCGAATCCTACGGGATGACCGAGGCCGCGCATCAGATGGCCTCGAACCGGCTGCCGCCCGGCCAGCGCAAGCCGGGCAGCGTCGGCGCATCGGCCGGGCCCGAAGTGGCGGTGATGGCGCCGGAGGGAAAATTGCTCGACGCCGGCGAGACCGGCGAGATCGTCATTCGCGGGCCCAATGTCACATCGGGCTACGAGAAGAACCCGGACGCCAACGTGACGGCCTTCGCGCATGGCTGGTTCCACACCGGAGACCAGGGCGTGCTCGACGCGGATGGCTATCTCAGGGTCACCGGGCGGCTGAAGGAGATCATCAACCGAGGCGGCGAAAAGATCTCGCCGCTCGAGGTCGACGACGTGCTGATGGACCATCCGGCGGTGGCGCAGGTGGTGACCTTCGCCATGCCGCATGACAAGCTCGGCGAGGAGGTAGCGGCGGCCGTGGTGCTGCGCGAAGGCATGGCTGCCAGCGAGAGCGACATCCGCACTTATGCCGCGACGCGGCTCGCCGACTTCAAGGTGCCGCGCAAGGTGCTGATCCTGGACGAGATCCCCAAGGGCGCGACCGGCAAGCTGCAGCGCATCGGGCTCGCCGCCAAGCTCGGACTTTAG